One window from the genome of Rufibacter tibetensis encodes:
- a CDS encoding DUF4382 domain-containing protein: MKNRLLFGLMWMAALGFASCSDERDPSGSARMEVRLTDAPGNYDEVNVDIRSVQIHRETNDDGTGWTTLDHITPGVYNLLDFANGRDTLLASATLPAGRISQIRLVLGENNSLKLKGETSTRPLTTPSGQTSGLKLQINADLLADVTYVLLLDFDAAKSVVPRGNSGQYNLKPVIRTLTQGVAGGIRGSVIPAAAKPGIFVISAANDTIGGFADDAGRFLIKGVPAGTYKVQFSTTAPYKNKELTNIVVTNDRITEIAPVDLN, translated from the coding sequence ATGAAAAACAGATTACTTTTTGGATTAATGTGGATGGCTGCCCTTGGGTTTGCCTCTTGTTCAGATGAGAGAGACCCTTCTGGTTCTGCCCGCATGGAAGTACGCCTAACTGATGCTCCCGGTAACTATGACGAAGTGAACGTGGACATCCGTTCTGTGCAGATTCACCGCGAAACCAATGACGACGGTACTGGCTGGACTACGTTGGACCACATCACGCCCGGCGTGTACAACCTCTTGGATTTCGCGAATGGCCGTGATACTTTATTAGCCAGTGCTACCCTTCCTGCTGGTCGCATTTCTCAGATACGATTGGTGCTTGGGGAGAACAACTCTTTAAAGTTAAAAGGGGAAACCTCTACCCGTCCTCTTACTACTCCCAGCGGACAAACTTCGGGGCTGAAGCTTCAGATCAATGCCGATCTGTTAGCAGACGTAACGTACGTTTTACTGTTAGACTTTGATGCTGCTAAGTCAGTTGTTCCACGTGGTAACAGCGGCCAGTATAACCTTAAACCGGTAATCAGAACGTTAACGCAGGGAGTGGCCGGTGGCATTAGAGGATCAGTAATCCCTGCCGCTGCCAAGCCAGGAATTTTTGTGATCTCAGCGGCTAACGACACCATTGGCGGTTTTGCAGATGATGCCGGCCGGTTCCTGATCAAAGGTGTTCCGGCAGGGACCTACAAGGTGCAATTCAGCACAACCGCACCTTACAAGAACAAAGAGCTGACCAACATTGTAGTAACCAATGACAGAATCACAGAAATAGCACCCGTTGATTTAAACTAG
- a CDS encoding DinB family protein, producing MTTNDVLKNLTEYNVWANWRILKSLDRIQGDLPDYAQLMFSHVLNAQAIWIARITGTKSPVTVLQRHSLQELHQLHEQTSAKLAELYANADEAELNRTIEYTNTQGKAYSTKVQDILTHAINHATYHRGQVARELRLAGHEPINSDYVTYVRIQYGQDLEI from the coding sequence ATGACTACAAACGACGTACTTAAGAACCTCACAGAATATAACGTATGGGCCAACTGGCGCATACTCAAAAGCCTGGATCGCATTCAGGGAGATCTTCCTGATTATGCCCAACTTATGTTCAGCCACGTTTTAAATGCTCAAGCCATCTGGATTGCGCGCATCACTGGCACTAAAAGCCCGGTAACTGTTCTGCAAAGACATTCCCTGCAAGAGCTGCACCAACTGCATGAGCAAACGTCTGCCAAGCTAGCTGAGCTCTACGCCAACGCTGATGAAGCCGAACTGAACCGTACCATTGAGTACACCAACACCCAAGGCAAAGCCTATTCTACCAAGGTACAGGACATTCTTACCCACGCCATCAACCACGCCACCTACCACCGCGGTCAGGTAGCTCGCGAATTGCGGTTAGCTGGTCATGAGCCCATCAACTCTGACTACGTTACGTACGTGCGCATTCAGTACGGCCAGGACCTGGAGATCTGA
- a CDS encoding diacylglycerol kinase, with amino-acid sequence MEKRRPTFIRSRLNSFGYALKGISAAFKSEVNMRWHVISAGLVIAAGFYLGLTTIEWVVICFAIGLVWMAELFNTALEVVVNLVSPDFHPLAGKAKDIAAGAVLIASLAASAAGLLVFIPHLWELLQKYT; translated from the coding sequence ATGGAAAAAAGACGCCCAACCTTTATAAGAAGCCGTTTGAATAGCTTTGGCTACGCTTTGAAAGGAATATCGGCGGCGTTTAAATCTGAGGTCAACATGCGCTGGCATGTTATTTCAGCTGGGTTGGTGATAGCGGCTGGGTTCTACCTGGGCCTGACTACAATAGAATGGGTAGTAATCTGCTTTGCCATTGGCTTGGTCTGGATGGCCGAACTCTTCAATACCGCTTTAGAAGTAGTGGTAAATTTGGTTTCTCCGGACTTCCACCCGTTAGCAGGCAAAGCGAAAGACATAGCCGCAGGTGCGGTGCTGATTGCTTCCTTAGCCGCTTCTGCAGCCGGACTGCTGGTTTTCATACCGCACCTCTGGGAGTTGCTGCAAAAGTATACGTAA
- a CDS encoding acyltransferase family protein translates to MNTTSTSPQPSEKLTANEASGALARPRLRSLDVFRGITVLSMILVNNPGNWGKIYAPLRHAAWHGCTPTDLVFPFFLFIVGVSIAYALSGAKLAPENHSKTIGRIIRRGLTLFALGLFLALFPKFEFEAVRIPGVLQRIGVVFIIAAIIFLKTEKRTQIIILSSVLVGYWVLMMFVPVPGIGESNLLPTTNLAAWLDNTLLPGHLWKSTKVWDPEGILSTLPAVATALIGVLAGQWLKKKDDAGNKIAWLMVWGVICTCLGLIWDLHFPINKSLWTSSYVLYTAGLAMLGLGLCYWLIDVKGYQRFTTPFLVYGVNAITVFFLSGLIPRIMGMIKVNTPAGEVDSKTFLYESFYTPHLSPYNASLAWALTWIFFWMIILWVMYKKNIIIKV, encoded by the coding sequence GTGAACACTACCTCCACCTCACCTCAACCCTCTGAGAAGCTTACGGCTAATGAAGCTTCCGGCGCTCTTGCCAGGCCAAGACTCAGGTCATTAGATGTTTTTAGAGGAATCACAGTGCTTTCCATGATCCTGGTGAACAATCCGGGCAACTGGGGAAAAATCTATGCCCCGCTCAGGCACGCTGCCTGGCATGGATGCACCCCCACAGATCTTGTGTTTCCCTTCTTTCTCTTTATAGTAGGTGTATCCATTGCCTATGCCCTATCTGGAGCAAAGCTGGCTCCTGAAAATCACTCTAAAACAATTGGAAGGATCATCAGGCGGGGGCTTACCTTGTTTGCCTTAGGTCTGTTTCTGGCCCTTTTTCCGAAATTTGAGTTTGAAGCGGTCCGGATTCCGGGGGTATTACAGCGGATTGGAGTAGTGTTCATCATTGCCGCCATTATCTTCCTGAAAACAGAAAAACGTACCCAAATCATCATTCTCTCCTCCGTGCTGGTGGGCTACTGGGTTCTTATGATGTTTGTGCCAGTACCTGGCATTGGAGAATCTAACCTGCTTCCTACCACAAATTTGGCTGCCTGGCTAGACAACACCTTGCTACCCGGTCATCTCTGGAAATCAACCAAAGTCTGGGACCCCGAAGGCATCTTAAGCACCTTACCAGCGGTAGCTACTGCCCTTATAGGAGTTCTGGCGGGGCAGTGGCTTAAAAAGAAAGATGACGCTGGAAACAAAATTGCCTGGCTTATGGTGTGGGGCGTCATTTGCACCTGCCTGGGTCTTATATGGGATCTTCATTTCCCTATTAACAAAAGCCTCTGGACAAGCTCCTATGTGCTGTATACCGCAGGCCTGGCCATGCTAGGGTTAGGTTTGTGTTACTGGCTCATTGACGTAAAAGGATACCAGAGATTCACCACCCCTTTCTTAGTCTATGGAGTAAATGCCATCACGGTGTTCTTCCTTTCTGGCCTAATCCCCAGAATTATGGGCATGATCAAAGTAAACACACCAGCAGGGGAGGTAGACAGTAAAACCTTCCTTTATGAATCCTTCTACACACCACACCTGAGTCCCTACAATGCTTCTTTGGCCTGGGCCCTAACGTGGATTTTCTTCTGGATGATCATTCTTTGGGTCATGTACAAAAAGAATATCATCATCAAGGTGTAA
- a CDS encoding SusC/RagA family TonB-linked outer membrane protein — translation MKIMLRLLLFALSLCIAQAGFAQSKTITGRVTSSDDGSAMPGVSVVVKGTTNGTSTDTDGRYSIQATPGSVLIFTFIGSVAQEHSVGDASTIDVRLGSDAKALDEVVVVGYGTQKRSDVTGAVSTVDTKVLEARPVTDVARALQGTTPGLTITSPSGQIGQNPAIRLRGMTGTLSPGGGGAQPLILVDNVEIPSLQLVNPEDIESISVLKDAASASIYGARAAWGVILITTKSGKKGAPTRVNYNNNFSFNKPTQTPELASAADAGAMALATARRRNPNLTEMGIVGVYFDDLAIQKMRDWETQYGGQDLGNEMVMGRDFEVRNGRLFFYRSWDISEMYMREWTPMQKHDLSVSGGSEKTTFHIGAGYLGQKGVLKVNPDEFNRYTLNLNVTTSVTDWLDTRARVLYANTLTTEPFNFGSATYDPWYYLYRWPTNFPYGTYEGKPFRSAITEVEQAKMNENRNSLSRIAVGGTLKPLPGLTIDGDFTYNNYNGQVHQTGGSVTAYNYWTGGGTWPYGPYTTAAYDKVRYETSRREQLTGKAFATYKKDINDHSFKVIVGGDIEEMEYWWHASERRGLLNPNQGELPLATGDQLVFGDRDTWATLGTFGRLNYTFKNKYLLEVNGRYDGSSRLSKDKKWGFFPSMSAGYVITEEPFMQFTQPVLSFLKLRGSWGAIGNQNANINNIYSTMASGNSGWVMGGVNTLQVGTPAYIADLTWETVSTLDLGFDSRFLKDKLGVTFDWYERKTTDMHSPGLVLPVTLGAGVPLRNFGELTTTGWEVAVDFNHTFKNDFRINATATLSDFKEVVTEYADNTGINANRPGRRLGDIWGFETDRYFTKADFEQDASGKLVLKNGKYVLKEGIPTQALFESGWFFYGPGDIKYKDLNGDGKITRGAGTVTDPGDMKVIGNSTPRYQYGLRLGAEWKGFDLGVFFQGVGKRDFWGSGAIIIPGFRAGEATYFAHQLDYWTEENPNAFYPRLTDAEQSNNGRNFLPQTKYLLDLSYMRVKNLSVGYTLPKALTQRAKIERVRVYFSGENLFTFDKLGDIPMDPEVDYTTAGLNDGATFGRVYPYQTNLSFGLQVTL, via the coding sequence ATGAAAATAATGTTACGGCTACTTTTATTTGCCTTGAGCCTCTGCATTGCTCAGGCAGGTTTTGCCCAAAGCAAAACCATTACCGGAAGGGTGACTTCTTCTGATGACGGCTCTGCCATGCCTGGCGTGAGTGTGGTAGTAAAAGGCACTACCAATGGTACCTCAACAGATACCGATGGGCGGTACTCTATTCAGGCAACACCAGGAAGTGTGCTGATTTTTACCTTTATTGGGTCTGTTGCGCAGGAGCATTCTGTAGGTGATGCCAGTACCATAGATGTGAGACTAGGGTCAGATGCCAAGGCACTTGATGAAGTAGTGGTGGTAGGGTATGGTACTCAGAAGCGAAGTGATGTTACTGGCGCTGTCTCTACCGTTGATACCAAAGTGCTGGAAGCAAGGCCTGTAACGGATGTGGCTCGTGCTCTGCAAGGAACAACGCCAGGCTTAACTATCACAAGCCCTTCAGGCCAGATTGGGCAAAATCCTGCTATCAGATTACGAGGTATGACTGGTACCTTGAGCCCAGGCGGCGGAGGTGCTCAGCCATTGATCTTAGTAGACAACGTGGAGATACCAAGCTTGCAGCTAGTAAACCCTGAAGACATTGAATCTATTTCTGTTCTGAAAGATGCCGCCTCTGCTTCTATCTATGGAGCCAGAGCAGCCTGGGGGGTAATTTTGATTACAACTAAATCTGGAAAAAAGGGAGCTCCTACCCGAGTAAACTACAATAACAACTTCTCCTTTAATAAACCAACCCAAACCCCTGAGTTAGCTTCTGCCGCAGATGCCGGAGCCATGGCACTTGCTACGGCCAGAAGAAGAAACCCTAACTTAACCGAGATGGGTATAGTGGGTGTTTACTTTGATGACCTCGCTATCCAGAAGATGCGTGACTGGGAAACACAGTACGGTGGACAGGATTTAGGAAACGAAATGGTGATGGGCCGTGACTTTGAAGTAAGAAATGGCCGCCTGTTCTTCTACAGATCTTGGGACATTTCTGAAATGTACATGCGTGAATGGACGCCTATGCAGAAGCATGACCTGTCTGTTTCTGGCGGAAGCGAGAAAACCACATTCCACATTGGTGCGGGTTACTTGGGCCAAAAAGGTGTGTTGAAAGTAAACCCAGATGAATTCAACCGGTACACCTTGAATCTTAATGTTACTACTAGTGTAACCGATTGGCTAGATACAAGAGCCAGAGTTCTGTATGCAAATACCTTAACAACTGAGCCTTTCAACTTTGGTTCTGCTACGTATGATCCTTGGTATTATTTATACAGATGGCCAACTAACTTCCCTTATGGTACCTATGAAGGCAAGCCTTTCAGAAGTGCCATTACAGAAGTAGAGCAGGCTAAAATGAATGAAAACCGGAACTCTCTTTCAAGAATAGCGGTAGGTGGTACTCTTAAGCCCCTACCAGGTCTGACCATAGACGGTGACTTTACTTATAATAACTACAACGGACAGGTTCACCAAACAGGTGGGTCAGTAACTGCCTACAACTACTGGACCGGGGGAGGAACCTGGCCATACGGCCCGTACACCACAGCGGCCTATGACAAAGTTAGGTATGAGACTTCCCGTAGAGAGCAATTAACAGGTAAGGCATTTGCAACTTATAAGAAAGACATCAATGATCACTCCTTTAAAGTGATAGTAGGAGGTGACATTGAGGAAATGGAGTACTGGTGGCATGCGTCTGAAAGAAGAGGCTTACTAAACCCTAACCAAGGAGAGCTTCCCCTTGCCACTGGAGACCAGTTAGTGTTTGGTGACCGTGACACCTGGGCAACCCTTGGAACGTTTGGTCGTCTTAACTATACCTTTAAAAACAAGTACCTTTTAGAGGTGAACGGCCGTTATGACGGTTCTTCCCGATTGTCTAAAGATAAGAAATGGGGCTTTTTCCCTTCTATGTCTGCCGGTTACGTAATCACTGAAGAGCCATTCATGCAGTTTACCCAGCCTGTTCTATCCTTCTTAAAATTAAGAGGATCTTGGGGAGCGATTGGTAATCAAAACGCCAACATCAACAATATTTACTCTACCATGGCTTCTGGTAACTCAGGTTGGGTAATGGGCGGAGTAAATACCCTTCAGGTTGGAACTCCTGCCTATATTGCAGACCTTACCTGGGAAACCGTTTCTACCCTTGACCTTGGGTTTGACTCCAGATTCTTAAAAGACAAACTTGGTGTGACCTTTGATTGGTATGAAAGAAAGACTACTGATATGCACAGCCCGGGTCTTGTGTTACCAGTTACTTTAGGGGCTGGAGTTCCTTTGAGAAACTTTGGTGAGTTAACTACTACTGGATGGGAAGTAGCCGTTGATTTCAACCATACTTTCAAAAATGACTTCAGGATTAATGCTACTGCTACTCTCTCTGATTTCAAAGAAGTGGTTACTGAGTACGCCGACAACACCGGTATCAACGCAAACAGACCAGGCAGAAGACTTGGTGACATCTGGGGCTTTGAGACAGACCGTTACTTCACCAAAGCAGACTTTGAGCAAGATGCTAGTGGCAAATTGGTTTTAAAAAATGGGAAGTATGTTCTGAAAGAAGGTATCCCTACCCAGGCATTGTTTGAGAGTGGCTGGTTCTTCTATGGCCCAGGTGATATTAAATACAAAGACCTGAATGGCGACGGTAAAATCACGCGTGGTGCCGGAACAGTAACCGACCCAGGTGATATGAAAGTGATTGGTAACTCTACTCCTCGTTATCAATACGGTCTACGCTTAGGTGCAGAATGGAAAGGATTTGACTTAGGTGTGTTCTTCCAAGGGGTGGGCAAACGTGACTTCTGGGGATCTGGTGCCATCATCATCCCAGGTTTCAGAGCGGGTGAAGCAACGTACTTTGCACATCAGTTAGACTACTGGACAGAAGAAAATCCTAATGCCTTCTACCCACGCTTGACAGACGCTGAGCAGTCAAATAACGGCAGAAACTTCCTGCCTCAAACCAAATACCTGCTTGACTTATCTTACATGAGAGTAAAGAACCTGTCTGTTGGCTATACTTTACCTAAAGCCCTTACCCAGAGGGCTAAAATAGAGAGAGTGCGCGTTTACTTCAGCGGTGAGAACCTCTTCACCTTTGATAAATTAGGCGATATCCCAATGGATCCTGAAGTAGACTATACTACTGCCGGATTGAATGACGGAGCAACTTTCGGTCGTGTTTACCCTTACCAAACCAATCTGTCATTTGGTCTACAGGTAACCCTATAA
- a CDS encoding RagB/SusD family nutrient uptake outer membrane protein: MKTRIVTVLFLALTFFGCEDFLETPPADTLTDETYWTNETSVRTFSYGFYTAYFSGYGSGNTWGRYFSGQGLNDDFAPTAPAQFTPNAVPASGGGWSFTWVRKANIFINRVQTVPMDQAAINHWRGIGRFFRAMEYHDLTKSFGDVPWYSNALTETEVEQLYKPRDSRTLVMDSVLADFKYAAEHVRLENGPKGLTVNKDVVLAYMSRVFLFEGTWQKYHNNNTAKAAEYLEAAKWAANEVIKSGRYRLGNYREVFNSLSLAGNTEVILYREYVAGTLTHALNSYNNKEPQTGPSKDLIDSYLANDGLPIRVSTVYQGDQGIAKVMANRDPRISQTFVTNQLRLNGIAGNYSTTGYATHKFLNEAIKDLPEGSLSGNPTDAPVIRYGEVLVNYAEAAAELATVGGPAVTQNDLNISVNVLRSRPGINIPHLQVMGGLPAVAGKVYDDPERDPSVPSLIWEIRRERRIELVFEGFRLDDLKRWKKLEYTNTLTNPEINMGAWIRKADHPGISAAVVLDKSQNDPEGYITPAWTAATQRTITDPKFFLNPLPLDQIVLYKEKGVTLTQNPGWQ, translated from the coding sequence ATGAAAACAAGAATAGTTACAGTTTTATTCTTAGCACTGACATTTTTTGGGTGCGAAGATTTTCTTGAGACACCTCCAGCAGACACCTTGACGGATGAAACCTACTGGACAAATGAAACAAGCGTAAGAACCTTCTCTTACGGGTTCTACACTGCTTATTTCTCTGGCTACGGTTCTGGTAATACCTGGGGAAGATACTTCTCTGGCCAAGGCTTGAACGATGACTTTGCCCCTACTGCCCCGGCGCAGTTTACCCCAAATGCTGTTCCTGCTTCTGGTGGTGGTTGGTCTTTCACCTGGGTGAGAAAAGCCAACATCTTCATTAACCGTGTCCAAACGGTGCCTATGGATCAAGCTGCCATTAACCACTGGAGAGGAATTGGACGTTTCTTCAGAGCAATGGAGTACCATGACCTGACAAAGAGCTTTGGTGATGTTCCATGGTATAGCAATGCACTGACTGAAACTGAAGTAGAGCAGCTGTACAAACCACGTGATTCCCGCACACTGGTAATGGATAGCGTTTTGGCTGACTTCAAATATGCCGCTGAGCACGTGCGCCTTGAAAATGGCCCAAAGGGCTTAACGGTAAACAAAGACGTAGTTTTGGCTTATATGTCACGGGTGTTCTTGTTTGAGGGAACCTGGCAGAAGTACCACAATAACAACACCGCCAAAGCGGCAGAATACTTAGAGGCTGCTAAGTGGGCCGCTAATGAGGTGATCAAGTCTGGCAGATACCGTTTAGGCAACTACAGAGAAGTATTCAACTCTCTTTCTCTGGCAGGTAACACAGAAGTGATTCTTTATAGAGAATATGTAGCCGGTACCCTTACCCACGCTCTTAATAGCTACAACAACAAAGAGCCACAGACCGGACCTTCTAAAGACCTGATTGATTCTTACCTGGCCAATGACGGGCTTCCAATCAGAGTTTCAACTGTCTACCAAGGTGACCAAGGTATTGCGAAAGTAATGGCGAACAGAGACCCAAGAATTAGCCAGACGTTTGTAACGAACCAGCTTAGATTGAACGGAATTGCAGGTAACTACTCCACCACTGGGTATGCTACTCACAAATTCCTGAACGAAGCCATCAAAGACCTGCCTGAAGGAAGCCTGAGCGGTAACCCAACCGATGCTCCTGTGATTCGGTACGGAGAAGTGCTTGTTAACTACGCTGAAGCTGCAGCAGAATTAGCCACAGTAGGTGGACCAGCCGTAACCCAGAATGATCTGAACATTTCTGTGAATGTGCTGAGAAGCAGACCAGGAATTAACATCCCGCATCTACAGGTGATGGGTGGTCTACCAGCAGTGGCTGGCAAGGTGTATGATGACCCAGAAAGAGACCCTTCAGTTCCGTCTTTGATTTGGGAAATCCGCCGTGAAAGAAGAATTGAACTGGTGTTTGAAGGCTTCAGACTAGACGACCTGAAGAGATGGAAGAAATTAGAGTACACCAATACGCTAACGAACCCAGAAATCAACATGGGCGCCTGGATCAGAAAAGCTGATCATCCGGGAATCAGTGCTGCAGTGGTACTTGATAAGAGCCAGAACGATCCAGAAGGTTATATCACTCCAGCCTGGACTGCTGCCACTCAGAGAACCATCACAGATCCTAAGTTCTTTTTGAACCCACTTCCGCTGGACCAGATCGTGCTTTACAAAGAAAAAGGGGTAACCCTTACTCAGAACCCAGGTTGGCAATAA
- the fumC gene encoding class II fumarate hydratase, which yields MSVRIEKDTMGPVEVPADKYWGAQTQRSKENFTIGGQLMPREVVEAFAILKKAAAYTNSELGVLPQDKAEIIGRVCDEILAGELFDEFPLVVWQTGSGTQSNMNVNEVVANRAHVLLGGDLMDEKKKIHPNDDVNKSQSSNDTFPTAMHIAGYKVVAEHTLPMVQKLRDTLHAKSQEYMNVVKIGRTHLMDATPLTLGQELSGYVSQLDHGMRALKNTLDHLSELALGGSAVGTGLNTPQGYAELVAQKIAEFSGLPLRTAENKFESLAAHDAIVETSGALKQLAVSLMKIANDIRLLASGPRSGIGEIIIPENEPGSSIMPGKVNPTQAEAMTMVCAQVIGNDVAISVGGMNGHFELNVFKPMMIFNLLMSARLLGDACDSFDKHCAVGIEPNYEVIKRQLENSLMLVTALNPHVGYDNAAKIAKKAHKEGTTLRQAALDLGLLTDEQFTEWVRPEDMIGSLKK from the coding sequence ATGAGCGTACGTATAGAGAAAGACACTATGGGCCCGGTAGAGGTGCCCGCCGATAAATACTGGGGTGCCCAGACCCAACGGTCCAAAGAAAACTTCACCATTGGGGGCCAGTTGATGCCCCGCGAAGTTGTAGAGGCTTTCGCCATTCTGAAGAAAGCTGCTGCTTACACCAACTCTGAACTAGGCGTTCTGCCCCAAGACAAAGCCGAGATCATCGGCCGCGTGTGCGACGAGATTTTAGCTGGTGAGCTTTTTGATGAGTTTCCACTGGTAGTTTGGCAGACCGGTTCTGGTACACAAAGCAACATGAACGTGAACGAGGTGGTAGCCAACCGCGCGCACGTATTGCTGGGCGGCGACCTGATGGATGAGAAAAAGAAAATCCACCCGAATGACGACGTAAACAAATCCCAGTCTTCTAACGACACCTTCCCGACCGCCATGCACATTGCAGGTTACAAGGTAGTGGCTGAGCATACCCTGCCTATGGTGCAGAAACTGCGCGATACGCTGCACGCCAAGTCACAGGAGTACATGAACGTGGTGAAGATTGGCCGTACGCACTTAATGGACGCCACGCCGTTGACTTTAGGCCAAGAGCTTTCTGGTTATGTGTCTCAACTGGACCATGGCATGCGTGCCCTTAAAAATACCTTAGATCACCTGAGCGAACTTGCTTTAGGTGGTTCTGCCGTAGGAACTGGTCTGAACACCCCACAAGGCTATGCCGAATTAGTAGCCCAGAAGATTGCAGAATTCTCTGGTTTGCCTTTGAGAACTGCTGAAAACAAGTTTGAGTCTCTGGCCGCCCATGACGCCATTGTGGAAACTTCCGGTGCGTTGAAGCAACTGGCGGTAAGCTTAATGAAAATTGCCAATGACATCCGTTTACTGGCTTCTGGTCCGCGTTCAGGTATCGGGGAAATCATCATCCCAGAGAACGAGCCGGGTTCATCCATCATGCCCGGTAAAGTAAACCCAACCCAGGCCGAAGCCATGACCATGGTATGCGCGCAGGTAATCGGGAATGACGTGGCTATCTCAGTAGGGGGCATGAACGGCCACTTCGAGCTGAACGTGTTCAAACCGATGATGATTTTCAACCTGCTCATGAGCGCCCGCTTATTAGGCGACGCCTGTGACTCGTTTGACAAGCACTGCGCGGTAGGTATTGAGCCGAACTATGAGGTGATCAAGCGCCAACTGGAGAACTCCCTCATGCTGGTAACTGCCCTGAACCCGCACGTAGGCTATGACAACGCCGCTAAAATCGCGAAGAAGGCCCATAAAGAAGGTACTACCCTGCGTCAAGCCGCTCTTGACTTAGGCTTACTCACCGATGAGCAGTTCACGGAGTGGGTACGTCCTGAAGACATGATTGGAAGCTTAAAGAAATAA
- a CDS encoding glycoside hydrolase family 10 protein, with translation MKKPFPLPKSGLLTALLCLLIFFVHAQPSPKREFRGVWIATVANIDWPSQKGLSPVTQMEEFRYILDEHQKTGINAVVVQVRPTTDALYRSKKELWSHWLTGKQGQEPNPPYDPLAFQIEEAHKRGMEFHAWFNPYRATHDTISANISPQHITKTRPEWFIQYGGKYYFKPGLPEVRAYIIDVIMDVVRHYDIDAVHFDDYFYPYPTKDPFPDDEDFAKYGTNFTNKDDWRRYNVDEVIRVLSERIKKEKPYVKFGISPFGIWRNKTEEEPRGSDSKGGITNYDHLYADIRGWLEKGWIDYNVPQIYFHLGHPVADYGKLLDWWSKNSFGKHLYVGHGPYKINNDRVYKQWSDPRETGRQIRLNRQTPDVHGSVYFSSKSVMANPNGVQDSLRQFYYANSALLPTMPWLDSIPPLVPTHLIVQNTTEGVSLRWTAPAKAADGNEARYYAIYRVQSDRILNPENPAHLLAIHHGGTTYTDTSAKPGENYIYAVTAVDRLHNESALSYKVGGRRKK, from the coding sequence ATGAAAAAGCCTTTCCCCTTGCCGAAGTCTGGGTTACTGACAGCGCTGCTCTGCCTTTTGATTTTCTTTGTTCACGCCCAACCTTCCCCGAAACGTGAGTTCCGCGGCGTCTGGATTGCCACGGTTGCTAACATTGACTGGCCCAGCCAAAAAGGCCTTTCGCCCGTCACTCAGATGGAGGAGTTCCGCTATATTCTGGATGAGCATCAGAAAACCGGCATTAACGCCGTGGTGGTGCAGGTACGCCCTACCACCGATGCCCTGTACCGCAGCAAGAAGGAGCTTTGGTCACACTGGCTCACGGGCAAGCAAGGGCAGGAGCCTAACCCGCCGTATGACCCCTTGGCCTTCCAAATTGAGGAGGCGCACAAGCGCGGCATGGAGTTCCACGCGTGGTTCAACCCGTACCGCGCCACCCATGACACTATTAGCGCCAACATCTCGCCGCAGCACATCACCAAAACCCGGCCCGAGTGGTTTATCCAGTACGGGGGCAAATACTACTTCAAACCGGGCTTGCCTGAGGTACGGGCGTATATCATAGACGTGATCATGGACGTGGTACGCCACTATGACATTGACGCCGTCCACTTTGATGATTACTTCTACCCATACCCCACCAAAGACCCGTTTCCAGATGATGAGGATTTTGCCAAATACGGCACGAACTTCACTAACAAAGACGACTGGCGCCGCTACAACGTAGACGAGGTGATCAGGGTCTTGTCTGAGCGAATCAAGAAAGAAAAGCCGTATGTGAAATTCGGGATTAGTCCGTTTGGCATATGGCGAAACAAAACCGAGGAGGAACCCCGCGGTTCAGACTCCAAAGGCGGCATCACCAACTATGACCATCTCTACGCCGACATCAGAGGCTGGCTGGAGAAAGGTTGGATTGACTACAACGTGCCGCAGATTTACTTCCACTTAGGTCACCCTGTAGCCGATTATGGCAAACTGCTGGACTGGTGGAGCAAAAACAGCTTCGGGAAGCATTTGTACGTGGGGCACGGGCCTTACAAAATCAACAATGACCGCGTGTACAAGCAATGGTCAGACCCTAGGGAGACCGGCCGGCAAATCCGCTTAAATCGCCAGACGCCGGATGTGCACGGCAGTGTGTACTTCAGTTCAAAATCAGTCATGGCCAACCCCAATGGCGTTCAGGACAGCCTTCGGCAGTTCTATTACGCCAACTCAGCCCTGTTACCTACCATGCCCTGGCTGGACAGCATTCCGCCTTTGGTTCCCACGCACCTGATAGTACAGAATACTACAGAGGGAGTATCATTACGCTGGACCGCTCCAGCCAAAGCCGCAGACGGGAATGAAGCCCGCTACTACGCCATCTATCGTGTGCAAAGCGACCGAATCCTGAACCCCGAAAACCCTGCGCATTTATTGGCCATCCATCATGGAGGCACCACGTATACAGACACTTCGGCCAAACCAGGGGAAAACTACATCTATGCCGTTACTGCCGTTGACAGGCTGCACAATGAAAGTGCCTTGTCCTATAAAGTAGGAGGGAGGCGGAAGAAGTAA